The Coraliomargarita sinensis genome has a segment encoding these proteins:
- a CDS encoding DUF4279 domain-containing protein produces the protein MLPLKLKRGGCLHLRNVKLNSYTFQVSLRIKHPTLKPDEITRALGLVPSLVQAAGKNRRTPDEKILKDVCRETFWHHKFHISESASDLESSIVEIIASLKSNLEFLNTIKEAGGSAELFCGVFLDVNIGLGFDNSLTQLLAEASLPLSVDLYPPDEQE, from the coding sequence TTGTTACCGCTCAAATTAAAGCGGGGCGGATGCCTACATCTAAGGAACGTAAAACTGAATAGTTATACATTCCAAGTATCACTTAGAATAAAACACCCAACGCTTAAACCGGATGAGATTACTCGTGCATTGGGTCTTGTTCCTTCATTAGTTCAAGCCGCTGGAAAAAACAGAAGAACTCCAGATGAAAAAATACTTAAGGACGTATGCCGAGAAACGTTTTGGCACCATAAGTTTCACATATCGGAAAGTGCCTCAGACTTGGAGAGCAGTATCGTCGAAATTATAGCTAGTTTGAAGAGCAATCTCGAATTCCTTAATACTATTAAAGAGGCTGGCGGAAGCGCAGAGCTTTTCTGTGGTGTGTTCCTTGATGTAAATATCGGATTAGGGTTCGATAACTCTTTAACTCAGCTACTCGCTGAAGCCAGCTTGCCCCTATCTGTAGATCTTTATCCGCCTGATGAACAAGAGTAG